Proteins from a genomic interval of Mustela lutreola isolate mMusLut2 chromosome 4, mMusLut2.pri, whole genome shotgun sequence:
- the PPRC1 gene encoding peroxisome proliferator-activated receptor gamma coactivator-related protein 1 isoform X2: MAARRGRRDGVAPSLSGGPGPDPGGGVRGSSWGSRSQTPYGTMGSVSGGEQVLLHEEGDDSGFVSLSRLGPCLRDKDLEMEELILQDETLLGTMQSYMDASLISLIEDFGSLGESRLSLEDQNEVSLLTALTEILDNADSENLSPFDSIPDSELLVSPREGSSLHKLLTLSRTPPERDLITPVDPLGPSTGSSKVSGVEMSLSDPPWDFSPPSFLETSSPKLPSWRPPRSRARRGQSPPPQQRSDGEEEEEVASFSGQLLAGELDNSVSSIPDFPMHLACPEEEDKTAAAEMAVQTAGDESISSLSELVRAMHPYCLPSLTQLTSLEDELQEQPDDLTLPEDCVVLEIVGQAATAGNDLEIPVVVRQIPAGPQPVLLDDSLEASPALKLLMPTLESETEAPVLKEDLCPDKEGLSVDSEEKLESVCLLDPREVMEPVMPQGPQNPPANTMLSSQRARKGRKKKSKEQPAACAEGYARRLRSASRGQSTMATEVTSQAGNLPQEELQREVGPPRSRGKPRAWARAWAAALEKPSSGNLESSAGQASPDKEDALDLYSNLVDSIQANLVPTHVSARTDPMPLDSVETNPTEVNPVLADPVPVDPALGDHDSANSELVDPLPADPVLIDPVLADSAEIDSTVVVPISDDLPPGDPVPVSSAPVDSVPSDLGPVDSVLVKSRPSDPRRGAMSSVQGSPAPQILPESESLDSLKAIIPEVQEVVGPLKVEGGNNATTQEARPRPLSLSEYRRRRQQRQAEAEERNPQPPAGKWPSLPETPTGLADIPCLVIPPAPSKKTGLQRSPEVSPEACSVPVGPSPSSPSPEPPASKAMASTPTEQLPSQELPLPARPPPPPVQPMPPTMPSALSFPPGGLGMTPMLPLPTSRQGMPSLPPPPLQPPSLPVSMGPVPRDPYTHYAPVPPWPCYPPVSPSGYPCLPPPPTVPLVSGTPGTYAVPPTCNVPWVPPPAPIPPYSSSCAYGPLGWGPGLQHPLFWPTVPPPPLPLASVGRAAPPPKVEPSGIPAGPSESVLPGPVAPPLSLRSASQGAPQVEPTKVEVKSVPASPHLKHKVSSPVQSPQIKAPPCLSAESVAVEEPVSERLNPETQETRLREKPPSPVAKAVPTPTPTSKQSTVTKLPAVHPARLRKLSFLPTPRTQGPEDVVQAFISEIGIEASDLSSLLEQFEKSEAKKECPPPAPADSLAIGNSGVDTPQEKRPLDRLQAPELANVAGLTPPATPPHQLWKPLAAVSLLAKARSPKSTAQEGTLKPEGVTEVKHPAAARLQEGVHGPSPVHVGSGDHDYCVRSRTPPKKMPALVIPEVGSRWNVKRHQDITIKPVLSLGPVIPLPPHTAASQEPLDHRTSSEQAHPPAPCLAPSALLSPEASPCRNDMNTRTPPEPSAKKRSVRCYRKACRSASPQSRGWQGCRGRSSRSVSSGSNRTSEASSSSSSSSSSSSRSRSRSLSPPHKRWRRSSCSSSGRSRRCSSSSSSSSSSSSSSSSSSSRSRSRSPSPRRRSDRRRRYGSYRSHDHYQRQRVLQKERAIEERRVVFIGKIPGRMTRSELKQRFSVFGEIEECTIHFRVQGDNYGFVTYRYAEEAFAAIESGHKLRQADEQPFDLCFGGRRQFCKRSYSDLDSNREDFDPAPVKSKFDSLDFDTLLKQAQKNLRR, encoded by the exons ATGGCGGCGCGCCGGGGACGGAGAGACGGAGTCGCGCCGTCTCTGAGTGGGGGCCCCGGACCTGACCCCGGCGGTGGAGTCCGCGGCAGCAGTTGGGGGAGTCGGAGCCAAACGCCGTATGGGACTATGGGCTCTGTGAGTGGCGGGGAGCAG GTGCTGCTGCACGAGGAGGGGGATGATTCTGGTTTTGTCAGTCTGTCTCGGCTTGGCCCCTGCCTGAGGGACAAGGACCTGGAGATGGAGGAGCTGATACTGCAGGATGAGACACTGCTGGGGACCATGCAGAGCTACATGGATGCCTCCCTCATCTCCCTCATCGAGGATTTTGGGAGCCTTGGGGAG AGCAGGTTATCTCTGGAGGACCAGAATGAAGTGTCGCTGCTCACAGCTCTGACAGAAATTTTGGACAATGCAGATTCCGAGAACCTGTCTCCATTTGACAGCATTCCTGACTCAGAACTGCTTGTGTCACCTCGGGAGGGCTCCTCT CTACACAAGTTGCTCACCCTTTCCCGGACACCCCCGGAACGTGACCTCATCACCCCGGTTGACCCATTGGGGCCCAGCACAGGCAGTAGTAAAGTGAGTGGG GTTGAGATGTCTCTCTCAGATCCTCCTTGGGACTTCTCTCCACCTTCCTTCTTAGAGACCTCATCCCCTAAGCTTCCTAGCTGGagacccccaagatcaagagcccgCCGGGGCCagtcccctcctccccagcagcGTAGTgatggggaagaagaggaggaggtggcCAGCTTCAGTGGCCAGTTGCTTGCTGGGGAGCTCGACAACTCTGTGAGCAGTATCCCAGACTTCCCTATGCACCTGGCCTGCCCCGAGGAGGAAGATAAAACTGCAGCAGCAGAGATGGCAGTGCAGACAGCTGGTGATGAGAGTATCTCCTCCTTGAGTGAGCTGGTGCGGGCCATGCATCCATACTGCCTGCCCAGCCTCACTCAGCTGACATCACTCGAGGATGAGCTTCAGGAGCAGCCGGATGATTTGACACTGCCTGAGGACTGTGTGGTGCTAGAGATTGTGGGCCAGGCAGCCACAGCTGGTAATGACCTGGAGATTCCAGTTGTGGTACGGCAGATCCCTGCTGGGCCTCAGCCTGTGCTCCTGGATGACTCGCTAGAGGCCAGTCCAGCTTTGAAGCTGCTCATGCCTACGCTAGAGTCGGAGACAGAGGCTCCTGTGCTCAAGGAAGACCTCTGCCCTGATAAAGAGGGGTTGTCAGTGGACTCAGAGGAAAAACTGGAGTCAGTCTGCTTGTTGGACCCCAGGGAGGTCATGGAGCCAGTGATGCCCCAGGGACCTCAGAACCCACCAGCCAACACAATGCTGAGCTCCCAGAGAGCTCGAAAGGGCAGgaagaagaagagcaaagagCAGCCAGCAGCCTGTGCAGAAGGCTATGCCAGGAGACTGAGGTCAGCTTCTCGTGGGCAGTCTACCATGGCTACAGAGGTGACCTCTCAGGCAGGAAACTTGCCTCAGGAGGAACTTCAAAGAGAGGTTGGGCCTCCTCGTAGTAGAGGGAAGCCCCGGGCTTGGGCTCGGGCCTGGGCAGCTGCCTTGGAGAAACCTAGCTCTGGGAACTTGGAGAGTAGTGCTGGGCAAGCTAGTCCTGACAAAGAAGATGCTCTAGACCTTTACTCCAATCTGGTTGACAGCATCCAAGCCAACCTTGTTCCAACCCATGTCTCTGCTCGAACAGACCCCATGCCACTTGACTCTGTTGAAACCAATCCCACTGAAGTTAATCCTGTTCTAGCTGATCCTGTACCTGTTGATCCTGCATTGGGTGACCATGATTCAGCAAACTCAGAGCTGGTGGACCCTCTTCCAGCTGACCCAGTGCTGATTGACCCAGTCTTGGCTGACTCAGCAGAAATTGACTCTACAGTGGTTGTTCCCATCTCAGAtgacttgccaccaggtgaccCTGTCCCAGTGAGCTCAGCACCAGTTGACTCTGTTCCCAGTGACCTGGGTCCAGTTGATTCTGTGCTAGTTAAATCTAGGCCTTCTGATCCCAGACGTGGTGCCATGTCATCTGTCCAGGGGAGTCCGGCTCCCCAGATCCTTCCAGAGTCAGAGTCCTTGGACTCTCTAAAGGCCATCATCCCTGAAGTCCAGGAGGTTGTGGGTCCTCTGAAGGTAGAAGGTGGTAACAATGCTACAACCCAGGAAGCCAGACCTCGGCCTCTTAGCCTATCAGAGTACCGGCGACGAAGGCAGCAGCGCCaagcagaggcagaagagagaaatccccagcccccagctgggAAGTGGCCCAGTCTCCCAGAGACTCCCACAGGACTAGCAGACATCCCTTGTCTTGTCATCCCACCAGCCCCATCCAAGAAGACAGGTCTGCAGAGAAGCCCTGAGGTTTCTCCTGAGGCTTGCTCTGTGCCTGTGGGTCCCAGTCCTTCTTCTCCTAGTCCTGAACCACCTGCAAGCAAAGCTATGGCCTCAACTCCCACAGAGCAGCTGCCATCCCAAGAGCTGCCACTACCAGCAagacccccacctcctcctgtgCAGCCCATGCCTCCCACAATGCCCTCTGCTTTGTCTTTCCCCCCAGGTGGGCTAGGCATGACCCCCATGCTGCCCCTTCCTACAAGCAGGCAAGGGATGCCCAGTCTGCCCCCACCACCCTTGCAGCCTCCCAGTCTTCCAGTGTCTATGGGCCCAGTACCACGTGATCCCTATACTCACTATGCTCCTGTACCACCCTGGCCTTGTTATCCCCCTGTGTCCCCTTCTGGCTATCCTTGTCTGCCCCCTCCACCAACAGTGCCCCTAGTGTCTGGTACTCCTGGCACCTATGCTGTGCCCCCCACTTGCAATGTGCCTTGGGTACCCCCTCCAGCCCCAATCCCACCTTATAGCTCTAGCTGTGCCTATGGGCCCTTGGGATGGGGCCCAGGGCTGCAACACCCTCTATTCTGGCCTACTGTGCCACCACCTCCTTTGCCTCTAGCATCTGTTGGGAGAGCTGCTCCTCCACCCAAGGTGGAGCCCAGTGGCATTCCAGCTGGCCCTTCTGAAAGTGTACTTCCTGGGCCAGTGGCTCCTCCCCTCAGTCTTAGGTCAGCTAGCCAGGGAGCTCCACAGGTGGAGCCCACCAAGGTGGAGGTCAAATCAGTGCCTGCGTCTCCCCATCTGAAACATAAGGTGTCCTCCCCAGTACAAAGCCCCCAGATCAAGGCTCCACCATGTCTGTCTGCTGAGAGTGTGGCTGTTGAGGAGCCTGTATCAGAGAGGCTAAATCCTGAGACCCAGGAGACCAGGCTCAGAGAGAAGCCCCCCTCTCCTGTTGCCAAGGCTGTTCCCACACCCACACCAACATCAAAGCAGAGCACTGTAACTAAGCTGCCTGCTGTCCACCCAGCCCGTCTAAGGAAGCTCTCGTTCTTGCCTACCCCACGAACTCAAGGCCCTGAGGACGTGGTACAGGCTTTCATCAGTGAGATTG GAATTGAGGCATCGGACCTGTCCAGTCTACTGGAGCAGTTCGAGAAATCTGAAG CCAAAAAGGAatgccctcccccagctcctgctgacAGCCTGGCTATAGGAAACTCAGG CGTTGACACTCCCCAGGAGAAGAGGCCCCTAGACCGGTTACAAGCCCCAGAACTGGCCAACGTGGCAG GGCTCACCCCACCAGCTACCCCTCCCCACCAATTATGGAAGCCCCTGGCTGCTGTCTCACTGCTGGCCAAAGCCAGATCTCCTAAGTCTACCGCCCAGGAGGGAACCCTGAAGCCTGAAGGAGTTACAGAGGTCAAACATCCAGCTGCAGCCCGCCTCCAAGAAGGGGTCCATGGCCCTAGTCCAGTCCATGTGGGCTCTGGGGACCATGATTATTGTGTCCGGAGCAGGACTCCCCCCAAAAAGATGCCTGCCTTAGTCATTCCAGAGGTGGGCTCCCGATGGAACGTCAAACGCCATCAGGACATCACCATCAAACCTGTCTTGTCTCTGGGCCCagtcatccccctccccccacacacagctgCCTCACAGGAGCCACTTGATCACAGGACTAGCAGTGAGCAGGCACATCCCCCAGCTCCTTGCCTCGCCCCATCTGCCTTGCTGTCCCCTGAGGCCTCGCCTTGCCGGAATGACATGAACACTAGGACTCCCCCTGAGCCCTCAGCCAAGAAGCGGTCAGTGCGCTGTTACCGAAAAGCCTGCAGGTCAGCCAGCCCCCAAAGCCGGGGCTGGCAGGGCTGTCGGGGCCGCAGCAGCCGTTCTGTCAGCTCTGGGTCCAACCGGACCAGCGAAGCatcttcctcttcatcttcatCGTCGTCTTCCTCATCCCGGTCCCGGTCCAGGTCCCTCTCCCCCCCACACAAGAGGTGGCGAAG ATCCAGTTGCAGTTCCTCTGGACGTTCCCGAAGatgctcttcttcctcctcctcttcatcttcctcctcctcttcatcttccTCATCCAGTTCCAGAAGCCGGTCCCGCTCCCCATCACCCCGACGGAGAAGTGATAGGAGGCGGCG GTATGGCTCTTACCGTTCACATGACCATTACCAAAGGCAGAGAGTGCTGCAGAAGGAGCGTGCAATA gaggagagaagagtggtCTTCATTGGGAAGATACCTGGCCGCATGACTAGGTCAGAACTGAAACAGAGGTTCTCTGTTTTTGGAGAGATTGAGGAGTGCACTATCCACTTCCGTGTCCAAGG TGACAACTATGGCTTCGTCACTTACCGCTATGCTGAGGAGGCATTTGCAGCCATTGAGAGTGGCCACAAGCTGAGGCAGGCAGATGAACAACCCTTTGATCTCTGCTTTGGGGGCCGCAGGCAGTTCTGCAAGAGAAGCTATTCAGATCTTG ACTCCAACCGGGAAGACTTTGACCCTGCTCCTGTAAAGAGCAAATTTGATTCTCTTGACTTTGACACATTGTTGAAACAGGCCCAGAAGAACCTCAGGAGGTAA
- the PPRC1 gene encoding peroxisome proliferator-activated receptor gamma coactivator-related protein 1 isoform X4 has translation MAARRGRRDGVAPSLSGGPGPDPGGGVRGSSWGSRSQTPYGTMGSVLLHEEGDDSGFVSLSRLGPCLRDKDLEMEELILQDETLLGTMQSYMDASLISLIEDFGSLGESRLSLEDQNEVSLLTALTEILDNADSENLSPFDSIPDSELLVSPREGSSLHKLLTLSRTPPERDLITPVDPLGPSTGSSKVSGVEMSLSDPPWDFSPPSFLETSSPKLPSWRPPRSRARRGQSPPPQQRSDGEEEEEVASFSGQLLAGELDNSVSSIPDFPMHLACPEEEDKTAAAEMAVQTAGDESISSLSELVRAMHPYCLPSLTQLTSLEDELQEQPDDLTLPEDCVVLEIVGQAATAGNDLEIPVVVRQIPAGPQPVLLDDSLEASPALKLLMPTLESETEAPVLKEDLCPDKEGLSVDSEEKLESVCLLDPREVMEPVMPQGPQNPPANTMLSSQRARKGRKKKSKEQPAACAEGYARRLRSASRGQSTMATEVTSQAGNLPQEELQREVGPPRSRGKPRAWARAWAAALEKPSSGNLESSAGQASPDKEDALDLYSNLVDSIQANLVPTHVSARTDPMPLDSVETNPTEVNPVLADPVPVDPALGDHDSANSELVDPLPADPVLIDPVLADSAEIDSTVVVPISDDLPPGDPVPVSSAPVDSVPSDLGPVDSVLVKSRPSDPRRGAMSSVQGSPAPQILPESESLDSLKAIIPEVQEVVGPLKVEGGNNATTQEARPRPLSLSEYRRRRQQRQAEAEERNPQPPAGKWPSLPETPTGLADIPCLVIPPAPSKKTGLQRSPEVSPEACSVPVGPSPSSPSPEPPASKAMASTPTEQLPSQELPLPARPPPPPVQPMPPTMPSALSFPPGGLGMTPMLPLPTSRQGMPSLPPPPLQPPSLPVSMGPVPRDPYTHYAPVPPWPCYPPVSPSGYPCLPPPPTVPLVSGTPGTYAVPPTCNVPWVPPPAPIPPYSSSCAYGPLGWGPGLQHPLFWPTVPPPPLPLASVGRAAPPPKVEPSGIPAGPSESVLPGPVAPPLSLRSASQGAPQVEPTKVEVKSVPASPHLKHKVSSPVQSPQIKAPPCLSAESVAVEEPVSERLNPETQETRLREKPPSPVAKAVPTPTPTSKQSTVTKLPAVHPARLRKLSFLPTPRTQGPEDVVQAFISEIGIEASDLSSLLEQFEKSEAKKECPPPAPADSLAIGNSGSVDTPQEKRPLDRLQAPELANVAGLTPPATPPHQLWKPLAAVSLLAKARSPKSTAQEGTLKPEGVTEVKHPAAARLQEGVHGPSPVHVGSGDHDYCVRSRTPPKKMPALVIPEVGSRWNVKRHQDITIKPVLSLGPVIPLPPHTAASQEPLDHRTSSEQAHPPAPCLAPSALLSPEASPCRNDMNTRTPPEPSAKKRSVRCYRKACRSASPQSRGWQGCRGRSSRSVSSGSNRTSEASSSSSSSSSSSSRSRSRSLSPPHKRWRRSSCSSSGRSRRCSSSSSSSSSSSSSSSSSSSRSRSRSPSPRRRSDRRRRYGSYRSHDHYQRQRVLQKERAIEERRVVFIGKIPGRMTRSELKQRFSVFGEIEECTIHFRVQGDNYGFVTYRYAEEAFAAIESGHKLRQADEQPFDLCFGGRRQFCKRSYSDLDSNREDFDPAPVKSKFDSLDFDTLLKQAQKNLRR, from the exons ATGGCGGCGCGCCGGGGACGGAGAGACGGAGTCGCGCCGTCTCTGAGTGGGGGCCCCGGACCTGACCCCGGCGGTGGAGTCCGCGGCAGCAGTTGGGGGAGTCGGAGCCAAACGCCGTATGGGACTATGGGCTCT GTGCTGCTGCACGAGGAGGGGGATGATTCTGGTTTTGTCAGTCTGTCTCGGCTTGGCCCCTGCCTGAGGGACAAGGACCTGGAGATGGAGGAGCTGATACTGCAGGATGAGACACTGCTGGGGACCATGCAGAGCTACATGGATGCCTCCCTCATCTCCCTCATCGAGGATTTTGGGAGCCTTGGGGAG AGCAGGTTATCTCTGGAGGACCAGAATGAAGTGTCGCTGCTCACAGCTCTGACAGAAATTTTGGACAATGCAGATTCCGAGAACCTGTCTCCATTTGACAGCATTCCTGACTCAGAACTGCTTGTGTCACCTCGGGAGGGCTCCTCT CTACACAAGTTGCTCACCCTTTCCCGGACACCCCCGGAACGTGACCTCATCACCCCGGTTGACCCATTGGGGCCCAGCACAGGCAGTAGTAAAGTGAGTGGG GTTGAGATGTCTCTCTCAGATCCTCCTTGGGACTTCTCTCCACCTTCCTTCTTAGAGACCTCATCCCCTAAGCTTCCTAGCTGGagacccccaagatcaagagcccgCCGGGGCCagtcccctcctccccagcagcGTAGTgatggggaagaagaggaggaggtggcCAGCTTCAGTGGCCAGTTGCTTGCTGGGGAGCTCGACAACTCTGTGAGCAGTATCCCAGACTTCCCTATGCACCTGGCCTGCCCCGAGGAGGAAGATAAAACTGCAGCAGCAGAGATGGCAGTGCAGACAGCTGGTGATGAGAGTATCTCCTCCTTGAGTGAGCTGGTGCGGGCCATGCATCCATACTGCCTGCCCAGCCTCACTCAGCTGACATCACTCGAGGATGAGCTTCAGGAGCAGCCGGATGATTTGACACTGCCTGAGGACTGTGTGGTGCTAGAGATTGTGGGCCAGGCAGCCACAGCTGGTAATGACCTGGAGATTCCAGTTGTGGTACGGCAGATCCCTGCTGGGCCTCAGCCTGTGCTCCTGGATGACTCGCTAGAGGCCAGTCCAGCTTTGAAGCTGCTCATGCCTACGCTAGAGTCGGAGACAGAGGCTCCTGTGCTCAAGGAAGACCTCTGCCCTGATAAAGAGGGGTTGTCAGTGGACTCAGAGGAAAAACTGGAGTCAGTCTGCTTGTTGGACCCCAGGGAGGTCATGGAGCCAGTGATGCCCCAGGGACCTCAGAACCCACCAGCCAACACAATGCTGAGCTCCCAGAGAGCTCGAAAGGGCAGgaagaagaagagcaaagagCAGCCAGCAGCCTGTGCAGAAGGCTATGCCAGGAGACTGAGGTCAGCTTCTCGTGGGCAGTCTACCATGGCTACAGAGGTGACCTCTCAGGCAGGAAACTTGCCTCAGGAGGAACTTCAAAGAGAGGTTGGGCCTCCTCGTAGTAGAGGGAAGCCCCGGGCTTGGGCTCGGGCCTGGGCAGCTGCCTTGGAGAAACCTAGCTCTGGGAACTTGGAGAGTAGTGCTGGGCAAGCTAGTCCTGACAAAGAAGATGCTCTAGACCTTTACTCCAATCTGGTTGACAGCATCCAAGCCAACCTTGTTCCAACCCATGTCTCTGCTCGAACAGACCCCATGCCACTTGACTCTGTTGAAACCAATCCCACTGAAGTTAATCCTGTTCTAGCTGATCCTGTACCTGTTGATCCTGCATTGGGTGACCATGATTCAGCAAACTCAGAGCTGGTGGACCCTCTTCCAGCTGACCCAGTGCTGATTGACCCAGTCTTGGCTGACTCAGCAGAAATTGACTCTACAGTGGTTGTTCCCATCTCAGAtgacttgccaccaggtgaccCTGTCCCAGTGAGCTCAGCACCAGTTGACTCTGTTCCCAGTGACCTGGGTCCAGTTGATTCTGTGCTAGTTAAATCTAGGCCTTCTGATCCCAGACGTGGTGCCATGTCATCTGTCCAGGGGAGTCCGGCTCCCCAGATCCTTCCAGAGTCAGAGTCCTTGGACTCTCTAAAGGCCATCATCCCTGAAGTCCAGGAGGTTGTGGGTCCTCTGAAGGTAGAAGGTGGTAACAATGCTACAACCCAGGAAGCCAGACCTCGGCCTCTTAGCCTATCAGAGTACCGGCGACGAAGGCAGCAGCGCCaagcagaggcagaagagagaaatccccagcccccagctgggAAGTGGCCCAGTCTCCCAGAGACTCCCACAGGACTAGCAGACATCCCTTGTCTTGTCATCCCACCAGCCCCATCCAAGAAGACAGGTCTGCAGAGAAGCCCTGAGGTTTCTCCTGAGGCTTGCTCTGTGCCTGTGGGTCCCAGTCCTTCTTCTCCTAGTCCTGAACCACCTGCAAGCAAAGCTATGGCCTCAACTCCCACAGAGCAGCTGCCATCCCAAGAGCTGCCACTACCAGCAagacccccacctcctcctgtgCAGCCCATGCCTCCCACAATGCCCTCTGCTTTGTCTTTCCCCCCAGGTGGGCTAGGCATGACCCCCATGCTGCCCCTTCCTACAAGCAGGCAAGGGATGCCCAGTCTGCCCCCACCACCCTTGCAGCCTCCCAGTCTTCCAGTGTCTATGGGCCCAGTACCACGTGATCCCTATACTCACTATGCTCCTGTACCACCCTGGCCTTGTTATCCCCCTGTGTCCCCTTCTGGCTATCCTTGTCTGCCCCCTCCACCAACAGTGCCCCTAGTGTCTGGTACTCCTGGCACCTATGCTGTGCCCCCCACTTGCAATGTGCCTTGGGTACCCCCTCCAGCCCCAATCCCACCTTATAGCTCTAGCTGTGCCTATGGGCCCTTGGGATGGGGCCCAGGGCTGCAACACCCTCTATTCTGGCCTACTGTGCCACCACCTCCTTTGCCTCTAGCATCTGTTGGGAGAGCTGCTCCTCCACCCAAGGTGGAGCCCAGTGGCATTCCAGCTGGCCCTTCTGAAAGTGTACTTCCTGGGCCAGTGGCTCCTCCCCTCAGTCTTAGGTCAGCTAGCCAGGGAGCTCCACAGGTGGAGCCCACCAAGGTGGAGGTCAAATCAGTGCCTGCGTCTCCCCATCTGAAACATAAGGTGTCCTCCCCAGTACAAAGCCCCCAGATCAAGGCTCCACCATGTCTGTCTGCTGAGAGTGTGGCTGTTGAGGAGCCTGTATCAGAGAGGCTAAATCCTGAGACCCAGGAGACCAGGCTCAGAGAGAAGCCCCCCTCTCCTGTTGCCAAGGCTGTTCCCACACCCACACCAACATCAAAGCAGAGCACTGTAACTAAGCTGCCTGCTGTCCACCCAGCCCGTCTAAGGAAGCTCTCGTTCTTGCCTACCCCACGAACTCAAGGCCCTGAGGACGTGGTACAGGCTTTCATCAGTGAGATTG GAATTGAGGCATCGGACCTGTCCAGTCTACTGGAGCAGTTCGAGAAATCTGAAG CCAAAAAGGAatgccctcccccagctcctgctgacAGCCTGGCTATAGGAAACTCAGG CAGCGTTGACACTCCCCAGGAGAAGAGGCCCCTAGACCGGTTACAAGCCCCAGAACTGGCCAACGTGGCAG GGCTCACCCCACCAGCTACCCCTCCCCACCAATTATGGAAGCCCCTGGCTGCTGTCTCACTGCTGGCCAAAGCCAGATCTCCTAAGTCTACCGCCCAGGAGGGAACCCTGAAGCCTGAAGGAGTTACAGAGGTCAAACATCCAGCTGCAGCCCGCCTCCAAGAAGGGGTCCATGGCCCTAGTCCAGTCCATGTGGGCTCTGGGGACCATGATTATTGTGTCCGGAGCAGGACTCCCCCCAAAAAGATGCCTGCCTTAGTCATTCCAGAGGTGGGCTCCCGATGGAACGTCAAACGCCATCAGGACATCACCATCAAACCTGTCTTGTCTCTGGGCCCagtcatccccctccccccacacacagctgCCTCACAGGAGCCACTTGATCACAGGACTAGCAGTGAGCAGGCACATCCCCCAGCTCCTTGCCTCGCCCCATCTGCCTTGCTGTCCCCTGAGGCCTCGCCTTGCCGGAATGACATGAACACTAGGACTCCCCCTGAGCCCTCAGCCAAGAAGCGGTCAGTGCGCTGTTACCGAAAAGCCTGCAGGTCAGCCAGCCCCCAAAGCCGGGGCTGGCAGGGCTGTCGGGGCCGCAGCAGCCGTTCTGTCAGCTCTGGGTCCAACCGGACCAGCGAAGCatcttcctcttcatcttcatCGTCGTCTTCCTCATCCCGGTCCCGGTCCAGGTCCCTCTCCCCCCCACACAAGAGGTGGCGAAG ATCCAGTTGCAGTTCCTCTGGACGTTCCCGAAGatgctcttcttcctcctcctcttcatcttcctcctcctcttcatcttccTCATCCAGTTCCAGAAGCCGGTCCCGCTCCCCATCACCCCGACGGAGAAGTGATAGGAGGCGGCG GTATGGCTCTTACCGTTCACATGACCATTACCAAAGGCAGAGAGTGCTGCAGAAGGAGCGTGCAATA gaggagagaagagtggtCTTCATTGGGAAGATACCTGGCCGCATGACTAGGTCAGAACTGAAACAGAGGTTCTCTGTTTTTGGAGAGATTGAGGAGTGCACTATCCACTTCCGTGTCCAAGG TGACAACTATGGCTTCGTCACTTACCGCTATGCTGAGGAGGCATTTGCAGCCATTGAGAGTGGCCACAAGCTGAGGCAGGCAGATGAACAACCCTTTGATCTCTGCTTTGGGGGCCGCAGGCAGTTCTGCAAGAGAAGCTATTCAGATCTTG ACTCCAACCGGGAAGACTTTGACCCTGCTCCTGTAAAGAGCAAATTTGATTCTCTTGACTTTGACACATTGTTGAAACAGGCCCAGAAGAACCTCAGGAGGTAA